The Lycorma delicatula isolate Av1 chromosome 2, ASM4794821v1, whole genome shotgun sequence DNA window acgtttgttTGGTTGCtaataacaaatttcttccatttttaatgccatacaattttttaacaaatatttataaatcaactaaaaaaattattattgaaacttaTAACATTAAGCAAACTAAGAAAAGACCCTTTCTGCTGTCAATGTATgcacagaaaaataaacattatggaATAGTAatcttgaaccttttttttttttggaaatgtgaTGTTAATCTATATGCACCATAGGTCTTTTCAGTTTATCTTTGCTGAAATtattgttctgatttttttatttagaataaccaattttttttctacgttcaTTTGAATTATACAAGTTTAGAAAATAGATCATTCTCCTTCTCCTCTCAATAAGCTTTGGCAAAAGGAGAAATTTACAGGTActgcattttatttcttaaaattaatcacTATTAACCCATCACGGGCGGCGATGTTTTATGGATGTGGGCGGAAGGATCttcaaaaaagaagttaatgcaaaatttatttaaaataacttaaaacaacaTATAACTTATGTTTTTGCTGAATTCTGCCACTAATCTTGTTAAGGAACACTAATTAATTATCTTGCGAGACAAAGCTTATACGAGAACGGCACAAGTCTCATTCAGCGCACTACAATTTGCAAACTATAGGTCATGATTTTGGTTGTTTTACATGTAAAAGacactgaataataatagtaacattgatggtaatataataacaattgcaattttgaaaaaagtgtaTCTATGCAGAGAATAATATAATAtggttttgttataattataataaatatttttattcaatccttctgaatttttgtctaaaaatttttattgaaataaaacgaaaatgAATTGATTGAATTCACTGAAAATGAAGTTTTGAAAGGaacagtttgtaaacaaattactaaaaaaagagtgaaaaacatgaaaaaaataatacatatgtcTTGTTTGTTACACACACATGGTCATTGAACTCACCTGGTAATGAAGTAAAATGGTTCCCAATCACATTGTATCTGGAATTCCACCTCCAAATGATTGAAAGAACAAATGCCATCTCTTGGAATTTATATGTAACTATGTGAAGACAAATAGCTGGTCAAATTCAGAGACTCATTTATATGGGTTTCTGTCTTCCAGCATAAGTACAGGTAATCCTCCTGTGGGTATATGCTTGGTTAAGTGTTTATTGATAGTGACTTGAATTGTGAGCTAGTTCTGCTTTTCTTATCTACTAATGGCTTTGATGTCATGGTTATGTAGTATCTAACTTCTTTCTTGTTTCAGGTTCAGTTAAGGTCTGAATTAACATCAATGATTAGGGTTGTGCAGGATTTAGAATCGCAAGTCAGAGTCAGTCAGGATGAAAATGCCAATCTTTCAACTGGGTTGGAGGAACTTGATATACAACATCAAGAAGCTATAGGTAGAAATAAttcacttattattataatttaataatataattattataattttacatattatgattgctgtataataatttattcctttataaGATTGCACATTGTACACGAGGAAGgttgcttttatttttgttaatttttgtaatatattactaGTATTTTTCCTCTCCTTTTTCTCATTTGTAGACTTATTGTGCAGAGGTAAATTAAATCTAGATGAAAAGATTAATGCTTTGCTTAAATTGAGAATTGAATTTTAAGCATGTAAGTTTGTTAGGCTCTATCATATGAActataaaaaagcttttattactgattgatttatattataaatttccaaaatgtctaagattgatgtaaattgattttttcttaatcattaggtttttatttcttagttatataattttttgaaaacgtgGATAGGGATCATTTGTTGTATACATTTTTGTAGAGCAGAGTGAGATAActggaaaagaaaattatgtgtTTAACTGGTTTAATTTAACTAGTTTAATTACAAATATGGatgtaatttgtgaaaatttattttatttttgaaattatactcTTCTTATCTGCTTTCATATAATTTCTGCCaaactaatagaaaaattttacttcatattttgggtaatattttattattactaatgttatacttgttatatatttttttaatatgaagtaacaaataattaaactgaagtaATTAAAGGTGAATAATTAGGtgcctattttttaaattaatacttcagATTCATAATTctactgattatttaaaattttatggattaaattatgtatgtaacataaattttatttggttattgcaAGGTACCTTCAGTATGGCGCTAAACTGacaaatttatccttttttttatggttaatttcAGAGCAAATGCTTGCAGCAAAGGAAGAGATCCAAAAACGTTATGAGCAGCTATCAGTGGAGTTTGAagaacttaaaaacaaatatgaagaattaaaaattgtaaacgagacattaaataaagaaaaaactgaagaaaaacatctagaaattgaaacagaaattaaaatgaattatgagAAATTATTATTGACTGAAATCCAGAATTTAGTGCCTTTTAGTATACCACTTGATtactatgaaaataatgaatctaTGAATTCAGTGTTAGGAGTTATATCGGCAGTAGTAAAGATGTTTAAcaattttctgaatgaaaaagaaactagtGATGctcaagttaaaaaattaaaatataagctgCAAGAAGTAGAAGATGAATTGGATGCAGTAGAGCATGAGAACATGCGTCTTCAAGCTTCAGTAGAACAGTTGACTAAACAGTGCAATACTTTACAGCCAATACcggaaaataataaagaattagaaGCCTTGgatgaaaagaataatattttagaaaaagaagtaaatgttTTACGGGAAGTTAGATCAAATCTAGAAGTTGAACTTGATGGTgcaagaaatacaatttttgattTAACTCAACGCTTACAAGCAAATGAAGCGATGATTAAAAATCAAGATAACTTGCAAAATGAATTGGCCATGCTTCAAGTGAATGAGCAGTCATTGAGAAATGAATTGAAcgctttaataaaagttaaagattcaattgaaaaagaaaattctgatttaaaagaaatgaaaattaaagatgaagaattacagaaaaaattagatGAACTTCAGGACAAATGTCGCaaagatattgaaaaagaaactttaaaaaatagtgATGTATTACAGgagcttgaaatttcaaaagaagAGACAAAACAGTTGAGAAaggaaatattatctttaaatgaattatatcaAGAGAAAGAAATGAGATTAAAcgaattagatttaatttataacagtacATGCAAAAAACTTTCTTCATTAGAATCTAAGTGTCTGGAATTGgatgaaataattgtttctttaaagattgaaaatgaatCAAAGGAGCGTAAGATGTGTgagttaattttagaaaaatcgaCTTCTGATAAGAATTtagaacaattaaaagaaatttatgaaagtgTCGATTATAACATAAAggatttaaagaataaatgttcTATTAAAGATGAAGATATCAATAAACTTAAAATGCAGTTGGAAGAAGTCAGTGAAAAGTATGCAGCAAGCAGTAAAAACTTGAGTGAAAtgtcaaataaaaatgatagtttaAAATCAGCTATtatgaatgtagatgaagaattaaaaaagaagattgatgaaatttacagtttaaatataattattaaaaattttgaagaagaaaAGTTTCCtcagttagaaaaaattaatacagagaaAACTCTTGAGTGTAATGTTTGGCAGTTGAAGTgctcagaattaaaaaatgttattgctgaGTTAGAACAGACTCTGAAAGCTGCAGAAAAAGAAAACTCTCAAATAGCAGAGATCAGTACTGAACaagtttttctggaaaaaaagtgttcagaattaGAGAACACTATTAAGGATGTCACAGATAAATTAAATCATTctgaacatgaaaaaaaatctgcattacagaaaattaattcagAGAAAAATGCAGAACTTGACATCTGGAAAAAAAGATCTGTTGAGTTAGAAAcgactattttaaatttagaggAAACCTTAAAAACTTTAGAACAGGAAAAATGTTCAGCTTTAGaacaatttacttttgaaaaaaaagaagaatgtgaTAAATTATATCAGAAGTGTTCAGAATTGGAAAAAACTATTTCTGATCTTGTTAATGAACAAgagtcatttaaaaaagaaaagatttcattaacagataaattaaatgatgtaatatcagagttaaatgataaaagtaactGTCTGCAAAAGATAACTGATCAGTTAAAAAGAATGGAAAACACGAAAGATGAAATTGAAAAGGAGTGTCTGAAATTAAAGCAAGAGTTAACAGTTATCCAAACAGAaggtgaaaattttgaaaaaagtaaagaaaagcatGAAATGGCTTTAGATAGTATCACAAAATTGTCTCAAGCAATAGCTGATCGTGAAAAAGAGAATGAAGAACTGAAACTTTCATGTGAtaacttaaatcagcaattgaCACAACTTCTGGATGAACGCAATCAACTCATAAAAAGTTTACAGGtatcttttttcattcttttctttttatttaatggtttattAACATTATTCAAAATAAGTAAGTTGACAGATTTTGGTGTATACAGTTGAAATCCtcaattttagttatatatttagtAAAGCAGATGTTTGTTGAATGTAATAGAAAGATCAGTTTTTACCCTAAATAAGCATCTGCTTATTATATGGactacaaatttgtatttttggagATAAGGCCCAACTTTACCAGATGGGCACTTCATCAGCCTGTTATCAGATGGGCACTTGATCATTGTACTAACACTGGACAGTAAACAAGAATCGCTACATCAGTCACCAAGACTACCCACTGCTAGATCATTCCAAGGATGTATTGATTCTACAGGTCCCAATCTCCTAAGTCCtaaatctcttaatttttcttatgGATGAAAAATTCAGATTCATTGAGGTAAATAAAGTTGATGATATACCTTGAATAAGCCACCTGTgtacattatttatatgtatatagaaaGTGACGCACctgttttatttttgagttaaatcAAGGGTATTTGAAAAAGTGTTTTGgataaagttgtaaattataCGGGTTTTTTGCTTTATgatagaaaacaattttctgCTGAACCCTATAGCCTtgaaatggagaaaaaaattgacaaaatatttttaaaattgtatgtatttcagttttgttgctgtaaattatttcatataattcaaaataaagaaaatgtttgaaaattaattttgatttacacattttaaaattctatagtttattattattaactttcttttgATGATCAGAATTTAAAGTATAAGTGTTTCATTCAAATTACTTCCATGGTTcttgcatttatttattcaaacttaaatgtattctttcttaattcattcattaaataaaagcaCACATGGTAATTGTAcatctttttgtataaaaaaaatttactgcaacTTAATAGAAGATAGAAAAAGTACTAAGTAAGCAAGTTATATTTAGGGAAAGATAATTGTAttgcaaaacaattttaaatattaagatgtatCTTCTTCAACTTATCTTTTAACAGACTGTTATTAAATCCAATCACTTGTTGAGATCTCTTAATTTAGAAACCCTGTAGTCAAACCTCATTACGCAGAGGTTTCGACAAGACTACAAGATTTCTCCTGCGTGAGGCTGATCTTATGGTCAATCTTTTAAaggataaacataaaatatttattatacacatttttgaaagtttatactgtgtttgaaagttttatatagaaaaattaagataatatttctaTTCGATGAACAAATCATCTTGATAGTTGATTTGTAAGTAGctcttattaattatattctcaATGTGCATCCAAACCTTACctattatcagtataattttctAGATGCTACATATATTGTAGCaacttaaacaattattatttagtgtataattaaaatttattgaatttgtttgCCAAGTATGTGACATCTCAGTATTTACATACATTAAATCTGTTTGATTACCTCTGAATATAAATTACCTTAGAATAATTCAGAccttagttaaaaataaataaagttgtcaAGAAACACACATAATCTGATCTATCTCCATCATTGGTTTCAACCAATctcttttaacattttcctacagatttaataaatgtatttaaggCTAAAGCTTGATTAATGTTATAATGTGCGGAATCCACATTTTTTCAAGAGATTTGTTCTACTCTTATTGTATTGATTTGCTGGCGTGAATTTAAGATTGACAAAGCTTCTGAAGGCTGTTCAAAACTTTACCTTATACAtagtgttccatataaaacgcaacccaaccttatattggtagatattgaaataataaaaaggcacgtgtaaatataaatgtaatttttattattaccatccattaccttacatttacagagtaaatgttggaagtggccgccagcttcttgaatacaagcttcaattctttttacagcgtttcttgtaactttttcaaagtttgtggctggatatttaatacagcttgttcaatattgactttcagttgttcaagtgttcgtgatttgttgctgtaggctttttctttgaggtaactccatagaaaaaaatccgccgcagtcaaatctggagatctttgTGGCAACAAgactcgaccgataacacgattaccaaagaattcctcaacaaaatcagaagttgaacctgcgtagtgcgatgttgcatcgtcatgttgtagccagcagtgtctgtcttcctcttccaagagtgcaatgaactgaaataaaatatcctgatatcattctgcattaatggtgtactcgaaaaaaataggactgattattttcttccgcgatatcacacaccacacgcccaacttcagcgggtgtaattgtttttcgtgaaaaaacatggggattttcagcactccaaattctactgttttggctgtttacgtagccttccaaatgaaaccgtgcttcatctttgaaaaataacgaatccgtaacattaattccctcacgcagaaatcaaTAGAatcattgacaatattgtagccgtttttctttgtcgggctcaagaagtgtATGAACAGTTTGAATGCAACaagtttgtaattgtaattgtttggccgcctgatgaacagttgatttagacaaataaatttcagcagacaaacgtctgatcgatttatttggcgaggtgagtaatcggtctttgatttcagtgactgtatctgtattcaacactgacgcataTCTTttatgttccttgttattaacagtaccagtctctctaaattttgcaactaaccttaatactgatgttttgttaggagctggtttatctgggtacttatggcgaaacaaatcttgcactgcaaccactgatttcgtactgaagtatgactcaacaatgaaaacaccttcatctagcgaaaacaccatcttgtctctagcaatacactgaacgttatgattgcattattgttactatcggtagtttTCTACtgtgtcgccgcgatgttcagatgttggacgagtccatttcagtaatgagtaggggagtaagcttgacttttgaaatttcatggatgagtgattgatgggttgcgttttatatgggacactctgtataaagtGAACTGCATCTTGGTTCCTTGTAGTTTTTGACAAACACagtgatgtaattaaaacatataaaatacttaaCCAGCAATACCCCCTTTTTACCCTTTTTTGTCCATTCTGAAAACCTCCAAAGTCAATGTTATTCTAAGAAACATGAAAGTGTGCCATTTAGGAGTGAATGCAAACataatttgtgtgtatgtgtgtgtgtgtgtgatgttaTGGAactaattttcagaaaatgttatttgtgctctatcagttaatttatttaaagtctgTTAAgtcaaaattttgtgaaaatttgtacTATCTATATTGATTTAGCATTAGATTAGTATAAATCAAATTGTAACTTATATTGactaaagtacattaaatttttaataactgatttttttttgtatacactttttttatttatttatttagcttttttcCTTTAGGCTAACAAGCACTGAACTCGCTTCAGCTAATATAATAATATCCAAGCAGTTTGACACATATAGATTGAATCTTCCtatctattttgttttgtttgcatACATTAAGCGAGCTGTGCTAATTATGtattccaaataatttttgaacagaGGAATGAGCAAAACACTTGACTGCTGATGAGATACTCCTAACAAGAAGAAATAATAGCATAccaaaagtagataaaaattactAGTTACTCTCAGTCAGACAAGATTCTAATAATGTTGGAAACCATCCCTGTGGATTAAGATTGTTAAGAATAACATTTAAactcttaaaaatttcaatattcagacagttaagtttttttaattaacctagaAGATAAAAGTTTGGTGACTGTTGTATACAATATTtccctttcaaattttattgattatacatAAATTGTTTACTTCCCTTACTGTGTGGTGGTGATGTGTGTAATGTGttgtttcttacaaaaaaagGGGTTAAAAAATCTATTCCTTTACACT harbors:
- the LOC142319004 gene encoding uncharacterized protein LOC142319004 isoform X1, with translation MAWFNEGLSSLKGQISNLTKEIVSPTLLSDNAQDESEDGDNKKCLQLEDKCRNLEQEIERLKFENSQLRQLEGSLQSSISSPEVATLDCEVQDDDFDDSFQTIGWGDDVWTDSFLGQEGDEVGEKKKEIKPEDELANLQKQVNKLMLDKRKLKQRCTHLDAQVELLSEQLGRATKLEDNKPQRNDKLIQTLEDVSSSYSSAELARMERESSQLREERVQLRSELTSMIRVVQDLESQVRVSQDENANLSTGLEELDIQHQEAIEQMLAAKEEIQKRYEQLSVEFEELKNKYEELKIVNETLNKEKTEEKHLEIETEIKMNYEKLLLTEIQNLVPFSIPLDYYENNESMNSVLGVISAVVKMFNNFLNEKETSDAQVKKLKYKLQEVEDELDAVEHENMRLQASVEQLTKQCNTLQPIPENNKELEALDEKNNILEKEVNVLREVRSNLEVELDGARNTIFDLTQRLQANEAMIKNQDNLQNELAMLQVNEQSLRNELNALIKVKDSIEKENSDLKEMKIKDEELQKKLDELQDKCRKDIEKETLKNSDVLQELEISKEETKQLRKEILSLNELYQEKEMRLNELDLIYNSTCKKLSSLESKCLELDEIIVSLKIENESKERKMCELILEKSTSDKNLEQLKEIYESVDYNIKDLKNKCSIKDEDINKLKMQLEEVSEKYAASSKNLSEMSNKNDSLKSAIMNVDEELKKKIDEIYSLNIIIKNFEEEKFPQLEKINTEKTLECNVWQLKCSELKNVIAELEQTLKAAEKENSQIAEISTEQVFLEKKCSELENTIKDVTDKLNHSEHEKKSALQKINSEKNAELDIWKKRSVELETTILNLEETLKTLEQEKCSALEQFTFEKKEECDKLYQKCSELEKTISDLVNEQESFKKEKISLTDKLNDVISELNDKSNCLQKITDQLKRMENTKDEIEKECLKLKQELTVIQTEGENFEKSKEKHEMALDSITKLSQAIADREKENEELKLSCDNLNQQLTQLLDERNQLIKSLQAKHLEGLEYHNEIQRLNKLLSEELTKTAKLTSDIALMNKNSLDLHKKIEEKEEAVRLQDKEVLNLKLHAETLQNQLEYASQLLRVTDRQEAEGQPSTDVINPALQVVSPGMTEEDKEYIVTLEKEKKELAESLLKEQTRNKYLQNEVQEHHEKEISLAKEVERLRTHLVNVEDNYTQEMVRAEEQVKELQQRLSQADERVKNSSTAYTSASIRANQQVETLQAQARLMAEQRDKIQSQLSASEDRIQKQAAALTNLQIVLEQFQRDKERDILSETERIKQSLYQAHQKNENLKDEIKSLQIQLGEAKEGLSAAARLGEQLERKDQAISDLKLEVNALTEKLHKMEEKIKATSTGAEGKVDRYLVKNLLVGFLSAPQQSRMQALRVLATVVDLSHEERQRVGLEPASSSDALQQQSLSEAFVRFLENESRPQPSLRLSLAEAKPNEPKSRRSSASVLLPDVLPNIPQFTAGRNSGSILKDVLKDDQL
- the LOC142319004 gene encoding uncharacterized protein LOC142319004 isoform X2, yielding MLDKRKLKQRCTHLDAQVELLSEQLGRATKLEDNKPQRNDKLIQTLEDVSSSYSSAELARMERESSQLREERVQLRSELTSMIRVVQDLESQVRVSQDENANLSTGLEELDIQHQEAIEQMLAAKEEIQKRYEQLSVEFEELKNKYEELKIVNETLNKEKTEEKHLEIETEIKMNYEKLLLTEIQNLVPFSIPLDYYENNESMNSVLGVISAVVKMFNNFLNEKETSDAQVKKLKYKLQEVEDELDAVEHENMRLQASVEQLTKQCNTLQPIPENNKELEALDEKNNILEKEVNVLREVRSNLEVELDGARNTIFDLTQRLQANEAMIKNQDNLQNELAMLQVNEQSLRNELNALIKVKDSIEKENSDLKEMKIKDEELQKKLDELQDKCRKDIEKETLKNSDVLQELEISKEETKQLRKEILSLNELYQEKEMRLNELDLIYNSTCKKLSSLESKCLELDEIIVSLKIENESKERKMCELILEKSTSDKNLEQLKEIYESVDYNIKDLKNKCSIKDEDINKLKMQLEEVSEKYAASSKNLSEMSNKNDSLKSAIMNVDEELKKKIDEIYSLNIIIKNFEEEKFPQLEKINTEKTLECNVWQLKCSELKNVIAELEQTLKAAEKENSQIAEISTEQVFLEKKCSELENTIKDVTDKLNHSEHEKKSALQKINSEKNAELDIWKKRSVELETTILNLEETLKTLEQEKCSALEQFTFEKKEECDKLYQKCSELEKTISDLVNEQESFKKEKISLTDKLNDVISELNDKSNCLQKITDQLKRMENTKDEIEKECLKLKQELTVIQTEGENFEKSKEKHEMALDSITKLSQAIADREKENEELKLSCDNLNQQLTQLLDERNQLIKSLQAKHLEGLEYHNEIQRLNKLLSEELTKTAKLTSDIALMNKNSLDLHKKIEEKEEAVRLQDKEVLNLKLHAETLQNQLEYASQLLRVTDRQEAEGQPSTDVINPALQVVSPGMTEEDKEYIVTLEKEKKELAESLLKEQTRNKYLQNEVQEHHEKEISLAKEVERLRTHLVNVEDNYTQEMVRAEEQVKELQQRLSQADERVKNSSTAYTSASIRANQQVETLQAQARLMAEQRDKIQSQLSASEDRIQKQAAALTNLQIVLEQFQRDKERDILSETERIKQSLYQAHQKNENLKDEIKSLQIQLGEAKEGLSAAARLGEQLERKDQAISDLKLEVNALTEKLHKMEEKIKATSTGAEGKVDRYLVKNLLVGFLSAPQQSRMQALRVLATVVDLSHEERQRVGLEPASSSDALQQQSLSEAFVRFLENESRPQPSLRLSLAEAKPNEPKSRRSSASVLLPDVLPNIPQFTAGRNSGSILKDVLKDDQL